The Thermanaerovibrio acidaminovorans DSM 6589 genome contains a region encoding:
- the hcp gene encoding hydroxylamine reductase, whose protein sequence is MFCYQCEQTAGGRGCSVMGVCGKDPKTSDLQDLLVKVLCDVGSLAHTKGSSREADLLVLEGLFTTVTNVNFDPDRVESVIRRAFQVRRDLAGGQMMDQWLEEEAMDQEALAAKGSQVGPKADMDRYGETLGGLKWLVIYGLKGTAAYADHAHILGQEDPEVFAFFHRALHQVSREDITVDGMLSLALEVGKVNLKVMEMLDRGNTGTYGDPVPTRVRVTPVKGKAILVSGHDLKDLYELLKQTEGKGINVYTHGEMLPCHGYPKLKAFGHLVGNYGGAWQDQQKEFDRFPGAILMTTNCIQRPLDSYKGRIFTTGLVAWPGVRHVDRSDFSPVIQAALEAPGFQEDGEDKEILVGFGHNATLAAAPKVIQLVKEGKIRHFFLIGGCDGAKSGRNYYTDFATLAPKDTVILTLACGKYRFNKLEFGDIEGIPRLLDMGQCNDAYSAIRVAVELAKAFDTDVNSLPLSLILSWYEQKAVCILLTLLHLGIKNIRLGPSLPAFISPEALKVLQDSFHIRPIGPSAQEDLREILGA, encoded by the coding sequence ATGTTCTGTTACCAGTGCGAGCAGACCGCGGGGGGCAGGGGTTGCTCCGTAATGGGGGTGTGCGGCAAGGACCCGAAGACGTCGGACCTTCAGGACCTGCTGGTGAAGGTGCTGTGTGATGTGGGGTCCCTGGCCCACACCAAGGGGTCCAGCCGGGAGGCGGACCTGCTGGTCCTGGAGGGGCTCTTCACCACCGTCACCAACGTGAACTTCGACCCGGACCGGGTGGAGTCGGTGATCCGCCGGGCCTTCCAGGTCCGCCGGGACCTGGCTGGGGGTCAGATGATGGACCAGTGGCTGGAGGAGGAGGCCATGGACCAGGAGGCCCTGGCGGCCAAGGGATCTCAGGTGGGCCCTAAGGCGGACATGGACCGGTACGGGGAGACCCTGGGGGGGCTCAAGTGGCTGGTGATCTACGGCCTCAAGGGGACCGCCGCCTACGCGGATCACGCCCACATCCTGGGTCAGGAGGATCCGGAGGTGTTCGCCTTCTTCCATCGGGCGCTGCATCAGGTCTCCCGGGAGGACATCACGGTGGATGGGATGCTCTCCCTGGCCCTGGAGGTCGGAAAGGTTAACCTGAAGGTCATGGAGATGCTGGACCGGGGCAACACGGGCACCTACGGGGACCCGGTGCCCACCAGGGTGAGGGTGACCCCCGTGAAGGGGAAGGCCATACTGGTATCCGGCCACGACCTGAAGGACCTCTACGAGCTGCTCAAGCAGACCGAGGGCAAGGGCATAAACGTATACACCCACGGGGAGATGCTCCCCTGCCACGGGTACCCGAAGCTCAAGGCCTTCGGACACCTGGTGGGCAACTACGGGGGCGCCTGGCAGGACCAGCAGAAGGAGTTCGACCGGTTCCCGGGGGCCATCCTCATGACCACCAACTGCATCCAGCGGCCCCTGGACAGCTACAAGGGGCGGATCTTCACCACCGGCCTGGTGGCCTGGCCTGGGGTCAGGCACGTGGACCGGTCGGACTTCTCCCCGGTGATCCAGGCGGCCCTGGAGGCCCCGGGCTTCCAGGAGGACGGGGAGGACAAGGAGATCCTGGTGGGCTTCGGGCACAACGCCACCCTGGCGGCGGCGCCCAAGGTGATCCAGCTGGTGAAGGAGGGCAAGATCCGCCACTTCTTCCTCATCGGCGGCTGCGACGGGGCCAAGAGCGGCAGGAACTACTACACCGACTTCGCCACCCTGGCGCCCAAGGACACGGTGATCCTGACCCTGGCCTGCGGAAAGTACCGGTTCAACAAGCTGGAGTTCGGGGACATAGAGGGAATCCCCAGGCTACTGGACATGGGGCAGTGCAACGACGCCTACTCCGCCATCCGGGTGGCGGTGGAGCTGGCCAAGGCGTTCGACACGGACGTGAACTCCCTGCCCCTGTCGCTGATCCTCTCCTGGTACGAGCAGAAGGCGGTTTGCATCCTGCTCACCCTTCTGCACCTGGGGATCAAGAACATCCGCCTTGGGCCGTCGCTCCCCGCCTTCATCTCCCCCGAGGCCCTCAAGGTGCTGCAGGATAGCTTCCACATAAGGCCCATAGGACCCTCCGCCCAGGAGGACCTGAGGGAGATCCTGGGGGCGTAA
- a CDS encoding ATP-binding protein yields MSIRRVIKIDRDKCDGCGLCVSACHEGAIQLVDGKAELVSDSYCDGLGDCIGECPRGAISFEEREALPYDQRAVDERKAKMGTLPCGCPGSMARSIGEPRPEPKREIDRDRGSMLRNWPVQLRLVPSNAPYLRDAKVLLASDCSAVALRTFQEDLLEDRVCLIACPKLDDTTSYRDKLVEIIRGGVKDIRVAIMEVPCCSGLARMAKEAAELARRDLEMEIVVVGVEGEILSRKTVEYRFGG; encoded by the coding sequence TTGTCGATTAGAAGGGTGATCAAGATAGACCGGGACAAGTGCGACGGATGCGGACTATGCGTCAGCGCATGTCACGAGGGGGCCATCCAGCTTGTGGACGGCAAGGCGGAGCTGGTGAGCGACTCCTACTGCGACGGGCTTGGGGACTGTATAGGGGAGTGCCCCCGGGGGGCCATAAGCTTCGAGGAGAGGGAGGCGCTTCCGTACGACCAGCGGGCGGTGGATGAGAGGAAGGCCAAGATGGGGACCCTGCCCTGTGGATGTCCGGGCAGCATGGCCAGGTCCATTGGGGAGCCGCGTCCAGAACCGAAGCGGGAGATCGATCGGGATAGGGGGAGCATGCTGAGGAACTGGCCGGTTCAGCTCCGGTTAGTTCCATCGAACGCCCCTTACCTCAGGGATGCCAAGGTCCTGCTGGCGTCTGACTGTTCTGCGGTGGCACTGAGGACCTTTCAGGAGGACCTTTTGGAGGACCGGGTCTGTCTGATCGCCTGTCCCAAGCTGGACGACACCACCTCCTACAGGGATAAGTTGGTGGAGATCATCCGTGGGGGAGTCAAGGACATCCGGGTGGCCATCATGGAGGTGCCGTGTTGCTCTGGGCTGGCCCGGATGGCCAAAGAGGCGGCAGAGCTGGCCCGGAGGGATTTGGAGATGGAGATCGTGGTGGTGGGAGTAGAGGGAGAGATCCTGAGCCGCAAGACGGTGGAGTACCGCTTCGGCGGATAA
- a CDS encoding chromate transporter, whose protein sequence is MELISPVLAFLKVGLMAFGGGISTVPIIRHQLIARGLVDPQQFLTVLGLSQTTPGPLILNAATLVGYEKGGLLGSVACTLSSIAMPLLALWGMRWAFRRYPWLDRRFRSAVRGPITALMGLAVVYMGRSSVTGPIQAGLFALSLLSLLIFPPLRRNPPVLILASGLLGILLLR, encoded by the coding sequence ATGGAACTGATCTCGCCGGTTCTCGCCTTCCTAAAGGTGGGGCTCATGGCCTTCGGTGGGGGCATATCCACCGTCCCCATCATAAGGCACCAGCTGATCGCCCGGGGGCTGGTGGATCCCCAGCAGTTCCTCACCGTGCTGGGCCTGTCGCAGACAACCCCGGGCCCGCTGATCCTGAACGCCGCCACCCTGGTGGGGTACGAGAAGGGGGGCCTCCTGGGGTCCGTGGCCTGCACCCTGTCCTCCATAGCCATGCCCCTTTTGGCCCTTTGGGGCATGAGATGGGCCTTCCGCCGGTACCCCTGGCTGGACCGGCGGTTCCGCTCCGCGGTGAGAGGTCCCATAACGGCCCTCATGGGCCTGGCGGTGGTCTACATGGGCAGGTCCTCCGTCACGGGCCCCATCCAGGCGGGGCTCTTCGCCCTGTCCCTCCTGTCCCTCCTGATCTTCCCCCCCCTTCGGCGCAACCCGCCGGTGCTGATCCTGGCATCCGGACTGCTCGGCATCCTGCTGCTCCGGTGA
- a CDS encoding sensor histidine kinase — METSFLELAVDRDGSIQRVIFDPEGLSSRGDFLGHLGVEDQVWLEAIRECHDRHKPIQRTFSRGRTLPSVRFRFKPTAKGVVMVTGHMIPPQGEKGTPHCTSLEAAVTGWAYDLNNLFTIMTHSLDLAEHRLSSGKDPVGDLRRIRRGVQRARSITEWIMRMMRNSSLLDAIHFAPTLVLEEMTDMLSAALKGVTLRVRIDPLAHGAILFGLPEDLGRIVFNLCINAAQAIRSGRTGRGTVRVLCRVEETASRRLSIQIRDDGPGMEDQEIKRILYHGTSSPSGHGIGLSAVKDLVRNLGGVIDASAVPGQGCSFHLQFPLVSLRPAPEDPQVERRGGERIGLLLPRRHAKLYGSYLSSLGYGVHEIPSPEHLDQYRDELDLLLIWSTHRVQQPPARRVTVGEASDPEVQYQLPLTKWDLTAILSRLDQEVPA; from the coding sequence TTGGAGACCTCTTTTCTGGAGCTGGCGGTTGATAGGGACGGATCCATCCAGCGGGTGATCTTCGACCCCGAAGGGCTGTCCTCCCGGGGGGACTTCCTGGGGCACCTGGGGGTGGAGGATCAGGTTTGGCTGGAGGCCATCCGGGAGTGTCACGACCGGCACAAGCCCATCCAGAGGACGTTCAGCCGGGGCAGGACCCTGCCGTCGGTCCGGTTCCGGTTCAAGCCCACCGCCAAGGGGGTGGTGATGGTCACCGGCCACATGATCCCCCCCCAGGGGGAGAAGGGGACCCCCCACTGCACCTCCCTGGAGGCGGCGGTCACCGGCTGGGCCTACGACCTGAACAACCTGTTCACCATCATGACCCACTCGCTGGATCTGGCGGAGCACCGGCTCTCGTCCGGGAAGGACCCGGTGGGGGACCTTCGGCGCATTAGGCGGGGGGTCCAGCGGGCCCGGAGCATAACCGAGTGGATCATGCGGATGATGAGGAACTCCAGCCTGCTGGACGCCATACACTTCGCCCCCACGCTGGTGCTGGAGGAGATGACCGACATGCTCTCCGCCGCCCTCAAGGGGGTTACCCTGAGGGTTCGGATAGACCCCCTTGCCCACGGGGCCATCCTATTCGGCCTTCCGGAGGACCTGGGCAGGATAGTCTTCAACCTCTGCATCAACGCCGCCCAGGCCATAAGGTCCGGCAGGACCGGCAGGGGCACCGTGAGGGTCCTCTGCCGGGTGGAGGAGACCGCATCCCGGCGGCTCTCCATCCAGATAAGGGACGACGGCCCCGGCATGGAGGATCAGGAGATCAAGCGGATCCTCTACCACGGCACCTCCAGCCCATCGGGGCACGGGATAGGCCTGTCGGCGGTGAAGGATCTGGTCCGGAACCTGGGGGGCGTGATCGACGCCTCCGCCGTCCCGGGGCAGGGCTGTTCGTTCCACCTTCAGTTTCCCCTGGTGAGCCTGAGGCCCGCCCCGGAGGATCCCCAGGTGGAACGCCGCGGGGGGGAGCGCATAGGGCTGTTGCTGCCCAGAAGGCACGCGAAGCTCTACGGTAGCTACCTGTCCTCCCTGGGGTACGGGGTCCACGAGATCCCCTCCCCGGAGCACCTGGACCAGTACCGGGACGAGCTGGACCTCTTGCTCATCTGGTCCACCCACCGGGTCCAGCAGCCCCCCGCCCGGCGGGTCACCGTTGGGGAGGCGTCGGATCCGGAGGTCCAGTATCAGCTCCCCCTAACCAAATGGGACCTGACCGCCATCCTGTCCCGCCTGGACCAGGAGGTGCCCGCTTGA
- a CDS encoding RrF2 family transcriptional regulator, whose translation MGNVIRFSEATSIALHACLLLSAPGAGRMTSGELASRIGASEAHLSKVVQHLTRAGILRSKSGPGGGVELAADPSRLKLLDVYEAMEGKSSKGGCPLGKGLCPFGGRCLFGGLMGRVEDQVLDFLARTTLGDFWKGERQFVD comes from the coding sequence ATGGGCAACGTGATCAGGTTTTCGGAGGCCACGTCCATAGCTCTCCACGCGTGCCTCCTGCTGTCCGCCCCGGGGGCGGGAAGGATGACATCCGGGGAGCTGGCGTCCCGGATAGGGGCGTCGGAGGCGCACCTGTCCAAGGTGGTGCAGCACCTGACCCGGGCGGGGATACTGAGGAGCAAGAGCGGACCCGGGGGCGGGGTGGAGCTGGCGGCGGATCCGAGCCGTTTGAAGCTGTTGGACGTGTACGAGGCCATGGAGGGGAAGAGCTCCAAGGGGGGCTGCCCGCTGGGGAAGGGCCTGTGTCCCTTCGGCGGAAGGTGTCTCTTCGGGGGCCTCATGGGTCGGGTGGAGGACCAGGTGCTGGACTTCCTGGCCAGGACCACCCTGGGTGATTTCTGGAAGGGGGAGAGGCAGTTTGTCGATTAG
- a CDS encoding chromate transporter: MRSPGPLTLYLWFLNFSAMTFGGGMVLVAMARDRLVSEGLITREEAMEMTNLSSTVPGPVGVNFAALSGLRAMGPMGAVAAVAGVLTAPFLSVLLLGGWLLSHSQLPWVRGFISGVLCASTALMSLAVADSGRYNLKGWRSLVGLGAFLALHLMGLGPGASLGISIGLAVLIPWN; encoded by the coding sequence TTGAGGTCCCCCGGGCCCCTAACCCTATACCTCTGGTTTCTAAACTTCAGCGCCATGACCTTCGGTGGCGGCATGGTGCTGGTGGCCATGGCCCGGGATAGGCTGGTTAGCGAAGGGCTCATCACCCGGGAGGAGGCCATGGAGATGACCAACCTTTCCTCCACGGTGCCCGGTCCCGTGGGGGTCAACTTCGCCGCCCTGTCGGGCCTAAGGGCCATGGGGCCCATGGGGGCGGTGGCGGCGGTGGCGGGGGTGTTGACCGCCCCGTTCCTATCGGTGCTGTTGCTGGGGGGTTGGCTTCTCTCCCACTCCCAGCTCCCCTGGGTCCGGGGGTTCATATCCGGGGTTCTCTGCGCCAGCACCGCCCTAATGTCCCTGGCGGTGGCGGACTCCGGCCGGTACAACCTCAAGGGATGGAGGAGCCTGGTGGGGCTTGGGGCGTTCCTGGCCCTCCACCTGATGGGGTTGGGGCCCGGGGCGTCCCTGGGGATATCCATAGGACTGGCGGTGTTGATCCCATGGAACTGA